From a single Parambassis ranga chromosome 2, fParRan2.1, whole genome shotgun sequence genomic region:
- the LOC114432070 gene encoding mid1-interacting protein 1-B-like has translation MMQIPDSHNQKKSLFNTMNRFIVAVNNMDQTVMVPSLLRDVPLDDAEALKGGGTAAADGRPYFQPDRDMYSSYVRLKSIRNDIEWGVLQGDERRRERAEVSRLEEDDLEKQFHFHLSGLNTVLSKLTHKADTLTSRYKEEIGCRN, from the coding sequence ATGATGCAGATACCTGACTCACACAACCAGAAGAAATCGCTCTTTAACACCATGAACCGCTTTATAGTCGCCGTCAACAACATGGACCAGACGGTCATGGTGCCCAGCCTGCTGCGGGACGTCCCGCTGGATGATGCCGAGGCTCTGAAGGGGGGTGGGACCGCCGCCGCTGATGGCAGGCCTTACTTCCAGCCGGACAGGGACATGTACAGCTCGTACGTCCGGCTGAAGTCCATCCGCAACGACATCGAGTGGGGCGTCCTGCAGGGTGACGAGCGGCGGCGAGAGAGGGCGGAGGTGTCGCGGCTGGAGGAGGACGATCTGGAAAAACAGTTTCATTTCCACCTGAGCGGACTGAACACGGTGCTGTCGAAGCTAACGCACAAAGCTGACACGCTGACGAGCCGTTACAAGGAAGAGATCGGCTGCAGGAACTGA
- the LOC114432050 gene encoding tetraspanin-7-like, which translates to MALRRMETKPVIFCLKTLLLLYSFIFWVTGVVLLSVGLWWKFMLGPYTLLISSDPSNGPYMLTGTGAAIVLFGLFGCFATCRGRPWMLKMYAVFLSLVFMTELIAAISGFVFRHEIKGTFLTAYSDAVMTYDGRSDRSLAVDGVQRRLHCCGVYNYTSWFSSVYFPAGGVPASCCVSFSDCSSADLKNVTVAARKVHRQGCYELVTSFIESNMGIIAGVTFGIAFSQLIGMSLACCLSRFINANQYEMV; encoded by the exons ATGGCTCTCAGGAGGATGGAGACCAAACCGGTGATCTTCTGCCTGaagacgctgctgctgctctactCCTTCATCTTCTGG GTGACAGGTGTGGTCCTTCTGTCAGTGGGGTTATGGTGGAAGTTCATGTTGGGCCCCTACACCCTGCTGATCTCCAGCGACCCCTCCAATGGCCCCTACATGCTTACTGGCACCGGCGCCGCCATTGTGCTCTTTGGACTCTTCGGCTGCTTCGccacctgcagggggcgccCCTGGATGTTAAAGATG TACGCCGTGTTTCTGTCTCTGGTCTTCATGACTGAGCTCATCGCAGCGATCTCCGGATTCGTGTTTCGCCACGAG atcaaAGGAACGTTCCTCACCGCTTACAGCGACGCCGTGATGACATACGATGGGCGAAGTGACCGCAGCCTGGCTGTGGATGGCGTCCAGCGCAGA ctgcaCTGCTGTGGAGTGTATAACTACACCAGCTGGTTCAGCAGTGTGTACTTTCCAGCCGGCGGGGTTCCTGCTAGTTGCTGCGTCAGCTTCTCCGACTGCAGCAGTGCTGACCTGAAGAACGTCACAGTGGCTGCACGCAAGGTCCACAGACAG GGCTGCTATGAGCTGGTGACGTCATTCATAGAGAGTAACATGGGAATCATTGCAGGAGTGACCTTTGGCATCGCCTTCTCCCAG ttgaTCGGGATGTCTCtggcctgctgtctgtctcgCTTCATCAACGCCAACCAGTACGAGATGGTCTGA
- the LOC114431972 gene encoding xanthine dehydrogenase/oxidase-like, translating to MEDTRGTGSARDTQGTMTERETGSDELVFFVNGKKVLERNADPDMTLLTYLRRKLGLTGTKLGCAEGGCGACTVMLSRYQTHTNQLLHHAVNACLAPLCSLHLVAVTTVEGIGSVARRLHPVQERIAQAHGSQCGFCTPGIVMSMYALLRNNPTPKMAEVEEAFQGNLCRCTGYRPILEGYKSFTVEGACCGGRGRENGCCLTNGGATQSVSEEEEATPLFNAADFEPYDPTQEVIFPPELIALSKGQRQSLCFRGERTVWLQPSSLDEFLRLKWKHPEARVVVGNTEVGIEVKFKNMVYPVILAPAFVPELSAVTHTDDGIVFGAACTLSHMEAVLRQAVETLPLHQAEVFLAVLEQLRWFAGQQIRNVAAVGGNIMTASPISDLNPVFMAAGCRLTLADKDGSREVQMDDSFFTGYRRTVLRPQEVLLSVHIPYSKKTQFVSAFKQSPRREDDISIITAAMSVTFTAGTNVVEDLRLSYGGMAATTVLAMKTASKLVGRSWGEELLQEACSSLAEEMTLNPSVPGGMVTYRRTLTLSLFYKFYLTVLQKLRLQGVNVEAVSADCLSATEVYHPETPSSVQVYQAVPEGQSPDNVVGRPMMHLSAMKQATGEAVYCDDVPLYENELYLSLITSSKAHARIRSVDAAAAERSPGVACCLFADDIPGSNATGPIEYDETILADGQVSCVGHIIGAVVADTQLHAQSAARAVRIEYEELPPIITIQEAITAQSFYRPIRTIQKGDLEAGFRQANHILEGEIHIGGQEHFYLETNVTLAVPRGEDGEMELFVSTQSASKTQSLVAKALGVPANRVVVRVKRMGGGFGGKESRTTLLSTVVAVAANKLGRPVRCMLDRDEDMLITGGRHPFYGKYKVGFLSSGKVLALDVSYYSNCGNSKDLSLSIMERALFHMENSYSIPNVRGRGFLCRTNLPSNTAFRGFGGPQGMMVAESWITDVAQSLGRPAEEVRRMNLYMEGELTPFNQVLDRLTLDRCWDECLARSDYHRRRAAIDLYNRQNRWTKRGLAMVPTKFGISFTSAFLNQAGALVHIYTDGSVLLTHGGTEMGQGLHTKMVQVASRVLGIPFSKIHISETSTNTVPNTSPTAASASSDLNGAAVQNACEILVSRLEPYKAKNPKGSWEDWVRAAYFDRVSLSANGFYRTPDLGYDFDTNSGRAFNYFSYGVACSEVEIDCLTGAHKNLSSTIVMDVGHSLNPAIDIGQVEGGFMQGLGLFTLEELHYSPQGVLLTRGPGAYKIPAFGDIPAQLTVSLLRDAPNDKAIFASKAVGEPPLFLAASVFYAIKDAISAARAESGISGPFRLDSPASAERIRNACSDRFTKLCPPAEAGTFTPWSVQV from the exons ATGGAGGACACGCGCGGCACCGGCAGCGCGAGGGACACACAGGGGACCATGACCGAGCGCGAGACCGGGTCTGACGAGCTGGTGTTCTTCGTGAACGGGAAGAAG GTCCTGGAGCGGAACGCAGACCCCGACATGACCCTGCTGACCTACCTGAGGAGGAAAC tGGGCCTGACAGGGACCAAGCTGGGCTGTGCTGAAGGCGGCTGTGGAGCGTGCACCGTCATGCTGTCCAGataccaaacacacaccaaccagCTACT TCATCATGCCGTTAACGCCTGCCTTGCTCCGCTCTGCTCCCTGCATCTGGTCGCCGTGACAACAGTGGAGGGAATTGGTAGCGTGGCCAGAAGGCTCCACCCCGTGCAG GAGCGGATCGCGCAGGCTCACGGGTCTCAGTGTGGGTTCTGCACGCCGGGGATCGTCATGTCCATGTACGCCCTGCTCAGGAACAACCCCACACCCAAGATGGCCGAAGTGGAGGAGGCCTTCCAGG GTAATCTGTGTCGCTGCACTGGGTACAGACCCATACTGGAGGGATACAAGAGCTTCACTGTG GAGGGGGCATGCTGCGGCGGCAGAGGGCGGGAAAATGGCTGCTGTTTGACCAATGGCGGTGcgactcagagtgtgtctgaagaggag GAAGCCACGCCTCTTTTTAACGCTGCAGACTTTGAGCCCTATGACCCCACGCAGGAAGTCATCTTCCCTCCAGAGCTcata GCTCTCAGTAAAGGTCAGCGGCAGTCGTTGTGTTTCCGTGGCGAGCGGACGGTGTGGCTGCAGCCCAGCAGTCTGGACGAGTTCCTGCGTCTGAAATGGAAACACCCGGAGGCCCGCGTGGTGGTGGGGAACACCGAAGTGG gcatcGAAGTGAAGTTTAAGAACATGGTGTATCCCGTCATTCTGGCGCCAGCCTTCGTCCCGGAGCTGAGCGCCGTGACCCACACTGATGACG gcaTTGTGTTCGGTGCAGCGTGCACGCTCAGCCACATGGAGGCAGTGCTGAGGCAGGCAGTGGAGactcttcctctgcatcaggCTGAAGTCTTCCTCGCCGTCCTCGAGCAGCTGCGCTGGTTTGCCGGACAGCAAATACGCAACGTGGCG gctgTGGGCGGGAACATCATGACAGCCAGCCCCATCTCAGACCTGAACCCAGTGTTCATGgcagcaggctgcaggctgACGCTGGCGGACAAAG ATGGCAGCCGTGAGGTTCAGATGGATGACAGCTTCTTCACAGGCTACAGGAGGACAGTTCTGCGACCACAGGAGGTCCTGCTCTCTGTACACATCCCCTACAGCAAGAAG ACTCAGTTCGTCTCCGCCTTCAAACAGTCCCCTCGCCGTGAAGATGACATCAGTATTATCACTGCAGCTATGAGCGTCACCTTCACTGCTGGGACTAATGTTGTGGAGGACTTGAGGCTGAGTTATGGTGGCATGGCGGCGACCACGGTGCTGGCCATGAAGACGGCGAGCAAACTAGTAGGAAG GTCCTGGGGGGAGGAGCTTCTGCAGGAGGCTTGCTCCTCATTGGCTGAGGAGATGACCCTGAACCCCTCTGTGCCAGGCGGCATGGTGACGTACCGCAGAACTCTCACCCTCAGCCTCTTCTACAAGTTCTACCTGACAGTGCTGCAGAAGCTCCGCCTCCAG GGTGTGAACGTAGAGGCCGTCAGCGCTGACTGTCTGAGCGCCACCGAGGTTTACCACCCTGAGACGCCGTCCAGTGTCCAGGTCTACCAG GCGGTGCCTGAGGGCCAGAGCCCAGACAACGTGGTTGGCCGTCCCATGATGCACCTGTCAGCCATGAAGCAGGCCACAGGTGAGGCAGTGTACTGTGACGACGTACCGCTGTATGAGAATGAGCTGTACCTGTCACTCATCACCAGCAGCAAGGCCCACGCTCGGATACG ctccgTGGATGCGGCGGCAGCAGAGCGCTCTCCCGGTGTCGCCTGTTGCCTGTTTGCTGACGACATTCCCGGCAGTAACGCCACCGGACCCATCGAGTATGATGAGACCATCCTCGCCGATGGCCAG GTGAGCTGTGTGGGTCACATCATCGGAGCGGTGGTGGCCGACACACAGCTTCATGCTCAAAGCGCTGCCAGAGCCGTCCGGATCGAATATGAGGAGCTGCCGCCGATCATCACCATCCAG GAGGCCATCACTGCCCAGTCCTTCTACCGGCCGATCAGAACCATTCAGAAGGGAGACCTTGAGGCGGGGTTCAGACAGGCCAACCATATCCTGGAGG GTGAGATACACATTGGAGGACAGGAGCACTTCTACCTGGAGACCAACGTCACCCTGGCTGTTCCCCGCGGAGAGGATGGCGAGATGGAGCTCTTTGTCTCCACGCAGTCGGCCTCCAaaacacag TCTCTCGTGGCGAAGGCGCTGGGCGTGCCCGCCAACAGGGTGGTGGTGCGGGTGAAGAGGATGGGGGGAGGCTTTGGAGGGAAGGAAAGCCGGACCACCCTGCTGTCCACTGTGGTCGCCGTGGCAGCGAACAA ACTAGGGAGGCCGGTGCGGTGCATGCTGGACCGGGACGAGGACATGCTGATCACGGGAGGACGACACCCTTTCTATGGGAAATACAAG GTGGGCTTCCTGAGCAGCGGGAAAGTTCTGGCTCTGGACGTGTCGTACTACAGTAACTGTGGGAACTCCaaagacctctctctctct ATCATGGAGCGCGCTCTGTTCCACATGGAGAACTCATACAGTATCCCTAATGTGCGTGGCCGTGGGTTCCTGTGCCGCACCAACCTACCGTCTAACACCGCCTTCAGGGGCTTTGGGGGGCCACAGGGCATGATGGTAGCAGAGAGCTGGATCACGGATGTAGCTCAGAGTTTGGGGAGGCCAGCAGAGGAG GTGCGTCGGATGAATCTGTACATGGAAGGTGAGCTGACACCTTTCAACCAGGTCCTGGATCGACTCACGCTGGACCGTTGCTGGGATGAGTGTCTGGCACGCTCTGATTACCACCGGCGCCGAGCTGCCATCGACCTCTACAACAG GCAGAACCGTTGGACCAAACGGGGGCTCGCCATGGTCCCCACCAAGTTTGGCATCAGCTTCACCTCTGCCTTCCTGAACCAG GCCGGCGCTCTGGTTCACATCTACACCGATGGATCTGTGCTGTTGACCCATGGAGGCACCGAAATGGGACAGGGACTGCACACCAAGATGGTCCAG GTGGCCAGCAGGGTTCTGGGTATCCCTTTTTCAAAGATCCATATCTCAGAGACCAGCACCAACACCGTCCCAAACACCAGCCCCACCGCTGCCTCCGCCTCCTCCGACCTCAACGGAGCTGCTGTGCAGAATGCCTGTGAGATCCTGGTGTCACGTCTGGAGCCGTACAAGGCCAAGAACCCCAAAGGATCATGGGAGGACTGG GTCAGAGCAGCGTACTTCGACCGGGTCAGCCTGAGTGCTAACGGATTTTACAG GACTCCGGATCTCGGTTATGACTTTGATACAAACTCAGGCAGAGCCTTCAACTACTTCAGCTACGGCGTGGCCTGTTCAGAGGTGGAGATTGACTGCCTGACCGGCGCCCACAAG AACCTGAGCTCCACCATTGTGATGGACGTCGGTCACAGCCTCAACCCAGCAATCGACATCGGACAG gtggaggGGGGCTTCATGCAGGGTCTGggtctgttcacactggaggagcTTCATTATTCGCCGCAGGGCGTGCTCCTCACTCGTGGCCCTGGAGCTTATAAGATCCCTGCCTTTGGTGACATTCCAGCACAGCTGACCGTGTCACTGCTCCGCGACGCCCCCAACGATAAGGCCATCTTCGCCTCTAAG GCTGTCGGTGAGCCTCCTCTGTTTCTGGCCGCCTCCGTTTTCTACGCCATTAAAGATGCTATCAGCGCCGCCCGGGCAGAGTCCGGCATCAGTGGGCCGTTCAGGCTGGACAGCCCCGCCTCAGCTGAGAGGATCCGCAATGCCTGCAGCGACCGATTCACCAAACTG TGCCCCCCTGCTGAGGCCGGGACCTTCACCCCCTGGTCTGTGCAGGTGTAA